A window of the Helianthus annuus cultivar XRQ/B chromosome 4, HanXRQr2.0-SUNRISE, whole genome shotgun sequence genome harbors these coding sequences:
- the LOC110866886 gene encoding uncharacterized protein LOC110866886 translates to MYATEADRVTQIPKPKSLWTDDDRKIRDGDDKAKAILSMALGQDISIVVGNCISAQEVWNELKNLYEGNADMKASRVNMLNQQFSSGETIENQIRRFVKLVSQMISASITITNIGMNRQLLNSLPKNWDADVAMIKRTKNLNDVTLTKLIAIIKSCEIDISKET, encoded by the coding sequence ATGTATGCTACGGAAGCTGATCGTGTAACTCAAATTCCTAAACCGAAAAGTTTGTGGACAGATGATGATAGGAAAATACGAGATGGTGATGATAAGGCTAAAGCGATTCTTTCTATGGCACTTGGTCAGGATATCTCTATCGTAGTTGGAAACTGTATAAGTGCTCAAGAAGTATGGAATGAGCTCAAGAATTTGTATGAAGGAAATGCTGACATGAAGGCGAGCAGAGTGAACATGTTGAATCAACAATTTAGCTCTGGTGAAACAATTGAAAATCAGATCAGAAGGTTTGTTAAACTGGTCTCGCAGATGATAAGTGCTAGTATCACCATTACGAATATTGGTATGAATCGTCAACTTCTAAACTCCTTGCCAAAGAATTGGGATGCTGATGTAGCTATGATCAAGCGGACGAAGAATTTGAACGATGTCACACTTACTAAACTGATTGCTATAATCAAGTCATGTGAAATTGATATCAGCAAAGAGACCTGA